The Moritella sp. F3 sequence TGCGATCTTACAGTTTGTGCCAACGCCATAAATCGAATATGGCTTTGTTGATTACTGATTTAGATAACTTCAAACGTGTCAATGATACTTATGGTCATCAGTTTGGCGATCGCATATTGAAACATTACGCGCACATATTACAACGCAGTATTCGTAATAGTGATATGGCCTTTCGATTAGGCGGTGATGAATTTGCTATTATCTTGCAACCGGCATCATCACAATCAACTAATTTAGTCATCGAACGTATTTACAGCGAGATTAAATGTGATCCATTACTGAGTGAATTTAATATTACCTCAGCAATTGGTTCTGCAATGTGGCGAGCTGGTGAAACGATTGAGAGTTTATTCAACATTGCTGATGAAGATCTGTATAACAGTAAAGTGAATATAAAATAAAAAAGCTCACCAAATCAAATTTGATGAGCTTTATTAAGTATAGAACAGCTTAGCCTAGTATTAATTGTTATTTGCTTACCTGTTACTTACATCACTATTTTCATCGCTATTATTGGCTAACTTATTTACGTAATAGTCTTAATGCATTTGCTGTTACCAAAGCTGTCGCACCTGAATCAGCTAAAATAGCTACCCACAGTCCCGTCATCCCTAGTAATGTTGTCACCAAAAATACCGCTTTAAGACCAACAGCCAAGCCTATGTTTTGCTTAATATTGGTAAGTGTAGCCTGACCTAGTTCCACCATTTGTGGTAATTCCACCAAGCGATTATGCATCAAGGCAACATCTGCAGCCTCTAACGCCACATCAGTACCACCACCCATCGCAATACCTAAACTTGCACTTTTCATTGCTGGCGCATCATTAATACCATCACCAACCATGGCCGTGTCTTTGTCTTGGCTAAGTTCACCAACAATGCGTGATTTGTCTTCAGGTAGTAATTCAGCACGATATTCCATGCCTAGTGAATCAGCGATTACTTTAGCAGTTCGGCGATTATCACCCGTTAACATCACGGTATTAATACCTAATCGCTGCAACTCTTCAATCGCTTGTCGCGCATCTTCACGAATACTATCGGCCAATGCGACTAACCCGATCACTTGCTCATCTTGCAGCACAACAACGGTCGTGTTTCCTTTATTTTCAAGATCTTCAATAGCTGTTTTTACATGTGTGAGTTCAGCCAGCTTTGCCGTCATGTGGTGTGGTGCCAGCAATTTAATTAACTGTGTTTCACCATCATGCTGCACTTCACCTTGTACACCCAAGCCTGCTAGTGTTTGATCATTACTCACGGTTAATAAAGGCACTGATTGACGTTCTGCATGAGTCAAAATTGCCGTTGCTAATGGGTGATTTGAAGTTTGCTCAATACTGGCAGCAAGCTGTAATACTTTGCTTTCATCATCAATGAAGCTAACAACACTCGTTACCTCTGGCACGCCTTGCGTTAAGGTTCCGGTTTTATCAAAGGCTATTTGTTGAATACGACCAATTTGCTCTAGCGCTGCGCCACCTTTAACTAATACACCACGCTTACTTGAAGCGGATAATGCCGATGTCACTGCTGCAGGCGTTGAAATAACCAATGCACAAGGACATGCAATCAAGAGTAATGTCAGGCCTTTATAAACCCATTCAGTCCAATCGCCACCAAATAATAACGGTGGCACAACCACAACCGCTAACGCTAACAACATCATTGCCGGCGTATACCAACGGCTGAAACCATCAAGGAATCGTTCAATTGGTGCTTTATTTTCTTCTGCTTCTTCAATCAAATGTAGAATACGGTCAATCGCATTATTACCCGACTCAGACACAACACGTAGCAGAGCGACGCGGTTAACAGCTAAGCTGCCCGCCATGACTATATCTTCTGCTTGATGTTCTACAGGTACTGATTCACCCGTTAATGCACTTTCATCAAAGCTAATACCAGACGCTAATAGCGCGCCATCTGCAGGTAAACGGTCACCCGGTTTTATTTCAATTATATCACCTGGTTGTAAATCACTTGCAGAAACGACCACACGCTTATCACCAACGATAGTGGTGGCATCTTCAGGCACTAACGACATTAAAGATTTAACGCCTTTACGTGCCTTCCCCGCTGCATATGATTCCAGTTTTTCACCGATCATGAATAACACGAGTACCATTGCCGATTCAGCTGTTTCCCCTAAGATAAGCGCACCGACAGTCGCAACTGACATCAAGGTTTCGATGGCAAACGGGGTACCTGAACGTGCTAATTTAATCGAACGGTTAATAACAGGGATAACACCAAATACACTGGCGAAGGTAAATAACCACTGACTCGCTTCACTGTTAAATTGCGTTAAGATCGCTGCGATAACAATTGCACTGACTAACGTGATCGCATGCCAATGTTCGCGTAGACTTTGTGATAATGAGGTCTCTTCAGCAACGTCTGTCGCTTTTTTACCGACTTCTTGTAATTTGAATCCGGCTTTAACCACTGCATCAGTAACTTGCTGCTTGATGCTATCAACGGCATCTGTATTGACTTCTTTTTTGATATCAACAAGTAGCTTTTCAGTGGCGAATGCAACTCGACATTGTTGTACTTGTGGTAATGCTTGAACGGCTTTTTCTACTTTACGGGCACAACTAGGACAGTCCATGCCTTTCACTAACCAAGATAAACGGGTAGTTAAACTACTGGACTCGGGCTCCTCGTCATCAGCAATAATCTCATTTGATTCTGTGCGTGCGCAGCAAGAGTCGCTACTGCTGGTACTGACTTGATGTTCATCAGTATGTTGATGTTCATGGACGTGGGTTTTGCTGTGATCGTTATCACAACATCCCTGATTTGATTTTACTGCTATTGGTGCTGTTTTCGATGCAGTGTCTTTAGAGACTGTTGTTTTAGAAACAGTGCTGCCTTTACATGACATAAGTTTATCCTCGTAAATAGAATTAATGTTAGCAATATGAGTAACAGTTAATGCGTTCAAGCTAGTTAACTTACATATAAATATATATTCATATTAACTTTCATTCAAGTGTATTTACAAAAAAAAGCTAATTCAGTCGTTATCGTTAACGAATAAATTAGCTTAGATGTACTTAATTATGATGTTAGTAGTGTCAATCGAACTATTTCGATGTCAATAATTCCGACTGCAGCTGTGCTAAAAAATCACGCATATACACACTACGACGCTGAGCTTCAGCCTTGGCGGCTTGTGTTTTCATGCTATCACCGAGCGTTAATAGCTTGGTAAAGAAGTGGTCTAACGTATACACACTGTCATCAGGTTCACGCGTTTCACATAATGGATCGATACTACTATAAAGCTGACGATTCAGTTTACCGCCAACTAAAATACAGCGGGCAATACCTATCGCGCCTAACGCATCCATACGATCTGCGTCTTGCAGTATTTTAGCTTCTAAAGTTTCAGGGCTGATATTGGCACTAAAACTATGAGCAACAATCGCGTGGTGAATTGCCTTGTGATATTGCGCAGGATAATCAATCTGTTGTAGAAATTCAACAGCGCAATCAGCTGCTAACAATGAGGCTTGCTTACGTTGTGGGTGATCTTTGGCAACAGCAACACAATCATGTAACCACGCAGCAGGCTCTAAGATCGCTAGGTCTGCACCTTCGCTATCAGCAAGTTGTCTCGCGGTTGCGACAACACGTTCAATATGATCGATATCATGGGCACGGTCATCGCTCCCCAACTGTGTTAGAAATTCAATAAACAGGTTTCGCATAACAGACTCTTCGACATTTAGTGATTAAAAAAGGTAATTAATGCTCAGTAACGTGGCACGCAAGATCATGAACAACGTGACGAATATGATGATCATCAAGTCGATAGAGTATTTGTTTACCTTGACGTTCAGAGCGTAAAATACGCGCTTCACGTAAGTGACGTAAATGATGACTGGTTAATGATTGTGACATACCAGACACGGCTGATAATTCAGATACAGCAACAGGCCCCGCCATGCAAGCAAGCACTAAACGAATACGCCCTTCATCACCTAGTAAGTGAAACAAATGCGCTAGTGAGGCAATATGCTTATCATCCAACGCTGGCAGTTCTGCACTACACTGCGGTTCTGGGCAGCATTGAGATTCTAATTTTGGCATTATGCCTCGCTTATAATTATTTGAAGTAATTGAAAGTGTAACACTTGAGGTTGTAGGGGCAAGATCAAAAATGCCAGCATCATACGACCTAATGGCACGTAATCAGCTGGCATTTTTTAACATCAACGTGACGCTTATCTTAGCGGCATCACATTGACGGTATTACATTCAAATTAGATGAATGCTAGTTTCGCGATGAATACAACAGCAAGTACATTCATACCTAATGATACATCAGCAGAACGACCAGTCGCATGCTTGATAATAGCAAATGATAGGAAGCCTAAGATAATACCATCAGCAATTGAATACGTTAGCGGCATCATGATTGCAGTGATGGCAGCAGGAACGTAGTCTGTGAACTCATCCCAGTTAACTTTATTCAAGCTACCAACCATTAAGAAAGCAACATAGATTAATGCGCCCGCTGTTGCATAGCTTGGTACAATCTGAGCAATCGGTGCAAAGAACATCGCCGCTAAGAATAGTAGACCAACCACAACCGCAGTCAAACCTGTACGGCCACCTTCAGCAATACCCGCATTACTTTCAACGTATGTAGTTACTGGTGGGCAACCAATCATCGCGCCAGCAACACTTGCAACACTATCCGCTGTTAAGGCTTTATTTAGGTTTTCAATTTTGCCGTCTTTATTATACATGCCAGCTTTATCAGCCACGCCGATCATCGTACCCGCAGTATCAAACATGTTCACAAATAGGAATGCTAGGATAATACTAACCATAGATACGTCTAACGCACCCATTACATCCATTTGCATGAATGTTTTTGATAAGCCAGTCGGTAATGATACAGCTTGCTCAGGTAAGGTAACTAGACCCATCACAGCACTGATTACTGTCACCGCGATAATACCAATAAGTACAGCCCCGAATACTTTACGTGTTGCTAAGATTGCAATAATAAGGAAGCTTAGTGCACCTAAAATTACTTTCGGGTCGTGGAAATTACCTAACGTTACTAACGTTGCAGGGCTAGCAGTAATGATGCCTGCTGCTTTTAAGCCGATAATACCTAAGAACAGACCAACACCCGCCGTCATAGCATAACGTAAGCTATGTGGGATGCTATCGATGATCCAACCGCGTAATTTAGTCACACTCATAATAACGAATATGATACTTGAAATGAATACAGCGCCTAATGCAACCTGCCAAGAATATTCCATACCTTTCACTACTGCGAAAGTGAAGAATGCATTCAAACCCATACCTGGTGCTAAACCAACAGGCCAGTTAGCGTAAAGACCCATAAAGATGCAACCAATTGCCGCACTCAGTGCTGTCGCAACGAATACTGCTTGATAATCCATACCAGCAATAGACATGATGTCAGGGTTAACAAATAAGATATAAGCCATGGTAACGAAAGTCGTTAAACCAGCCATTACTTCTGTTTTAATCGTGGTGTTATGCGCTTTTAGCTTAAACAACTTTTCCATCAAAGTGGCAAAAGCAGACGGGTTTTGTGATTCAGAGGTAGACTTACTTGCGGTATTCATTTAAAGGTACTCACTTTTTATTTCGTTCATCTTACGCACTATATGGCAGTGGTTGCCTGTACTTATTGCTCTTTCAGCAACTGATAGATACAGACTAAGATGACTGGTTGTTTAATAAATGGCTGTCGCTTAGCGGAAAAGTGGAAAGTTCTAAGCTGACAATTATTAACTAACCGGATTTAAAATATAGGTAATTATTACCTGCTATATTCACTTTGTGAACGGGCGGGATTATCTGCTAATTCGCGTTAAATTGGAAGTTTTTTGTCTAAAATGCACACTTTTATTAGCAAAAATAATAATCTATTGATGTAAAAGCTCTCAAGCCTCTGAAAGTACTCTTTTTAAGGTAAAAAAATACCAGCGTTAAGCTGGTATTTTTCAATAAAAATGATTATAAAGTCATTTTTATATGATAATTAGTCACGAGCATAGATAACGTGACCGTCATCTTCTTCGTCCCAATCATCCCAATCGTCATCATCATCGCTATCTTCAATAACTGCGTGATTAGCAATTTGGTCTTTATGGTATTCATCCCATAAGAAACCGATATCGCCATCATCTTCAACAGGCATTTCGATCTTCGGACGTGGCATAGCTTCAATTTGTTCCATCATCGCGCGAACAAGATCTTTTGTACCAACGCCACTTGAAGCAGACATGGTATGAACTTCGCCTTCCCAATTAATCGCTTCAACAACAGCTTTAATTGTTTCTTCAGCTTCCTCATCTAATACAAGATCGGTTTTGTTAAACACTAACCAACATGTTTTAGCTGCTAGCTTAGCACTGTATTTTTCCAGTTCGCTAACAATAACTTTTGCATTTTCAGCTGGATCACTCATGTTTTCAGGTAATAGATCAACAATGTGAACCATTAAACGACAACGTTCTAAGTGACGTAGGAAGCGGATACCTAGACCAGCGCCATCAGAAGCACCTTCAATAAGACCAGGAATATCGGCGACCACGAAGCTACGCTCAGGGCTTGCACTTACTACACCTAGGTTAGGTACTAATGTTGTAAACGGGTAGTTTGCAACTTTAGGTTTCGCAGCAGAGATTGCACGAATGAAAGTAGACTTACCCGCATTTGGTAAACCTAATAAACCAACATCCGCAAGTAGCATAAGTTCTAAACGTAAGTTACGCACTTCACCTGGTGTACCCAATGTCTTTTGACGAGGAGCACGGTTTACACTACTTTTAAAACGTGTGTTACCTAAACCGTGGAAACCAGCTTTAGCAACCATTTTACGTTGACCGTGCATAACTAGATCGGCAATAACTTCGCCAGTATCATCATCAGCTACACGCGTACCAACAGGAACACGTAAAGTGATATCTTCACCACGCGCACCAGTTTGATCTTTAGGGCGACCATTCTCACCACGTTCCGCTTTATGGAAACGGACAAAACGAAAATCGACTAGCGTATTTAAGTTTTCATCTGCAATCATATATACATGACCACCATCGCCGCCGTCACCACCATCAGGGCCACCACGAGCAACATATTTTTCACGGCGGAAGCTTACACAACCACTGCCGCCATCACCGGCTTCAACTTTGATTCGGGTTTCATCTACAAATTTCATTTCGCTATCGCTCCTACAAATTAGGAATGCAGTTAGTTGCACGGATTAACTAATCACATACTTACCGTTTTGACTCGGTGAATAAATTAATTAATCCGTGCAACTATCAACTTCTATGGAGTCTCATGACTAACCAAGCTTACCCTGCTTGTATGGGTCAATTCTCTCTCAACATTTTATCATTCTATTTTTTATTGCTAAAATTTATTTTTACAATAAAAAAACCCCGCCATATAGGCGGGGTTTAAAAATTCTTAGTTTGCGCTGAAATTATTCAGCTACAATGCTAATGAACTTACGGTTTTGTGGTCCTTTAACTTCGAACTGCACTTTACCGCTAGCTTTAGCGAATAGAGTGTGGTCACGACCACAACCTACGTTTGTACCAGCGTGGAATTTAGTACCACGTTGACGAACTAGAATGTTACCCGCAAGAACTGATTCACCACCAAAACGTTTAACACCTAAACGTTTGCTTTCTGAATCACGACCGTTGTTGGTACTACCACCAGCTTTCTTATGTGCCATCTTTTAGTACTCCTGATTAAGCGATTTTAGTAATCTTAACTTCTGTAAACCATTGACGGTGACCCATCTGTTTACGAGAGTGCTTACGACGACGGAATTTAAGGATTTTAACCTTGTCCGCACGACCATGAGATACCACTTCAGCAGTGATTTTTTTACCTTCAAGGTAAGGTGCGCCAACTTCGATATTCTCGCCGTTAGCTACCATTAATACTTCGTTAAATTCGATGCTTGAACCAGCTTCAACGTCTAGAAGTTCTAGACGAAGAGTTTGACCTTCAGCAACGCGGTGTTGTTTGCCACCGCTTAGGAAAACAGCATACATGTTTTCTGACTCCGATTCGTGTCCAGCGTACCTTAGGTAGCGACACGTCATAATAATTTATAACAATGGCGCGAATTCTACTCAAAACTTTGCAGTTAGGCAAGCTGATTTTCAAAATAAATATAAATAAGCAGGAAAGTAGTAAATCGCGACCGCTTAAGCCTTTCGACTATTACAATTTAGTGTACAATTACGACATAAATTTGACGGCATTTTATCTTATAGCGAACTATCAAGATAGAGCTAGCGATGAATATAGCAAACAATAGTCTTAAAAAATCGTCATACCACTATATAAAGCAGCACGGAATCTTTTACACATGGACATAAAAGCCATTCAAGCGTTATCTAAACAAGATATGGACGCTGTCAATGAACTCATTCTAGAACGACTGCAATCAGATGTTGCCCTCGTTAATCAAGTGGGTTATTACATTGTAAATGGTGGCGGTAAACGCATTCGTCCACTAATCGCAACATTAAGTGCACGCGCACTGGGTTACCAGGGTCAACAACATGTTGATGTGGCCGCTATCATCGAGTTCATCCATACTTCAACACTATTACATGATGACGTAGTTGATGAGTCAGACATGCGTCGCGGTCGTGATACTGCCAATGCGATGTTTGGTAATGCAGCAAGTGTATTAGTCGGTGACTTCCTTTATTCACGTTCTTTTCAAATGATGGCAAAACTGCATAACAGTAAAATCATCGATATTTTGTCTGATGCAACCAATGTGATTGCCGAAGGTGAAGTATTACAATTGATGAACTGTAATGATGCCGACACTGACGAAAAACGTTATATGGACGTTATCTATTATAAGACAGCCAAACTATTCGAAGCCGCGACACAACTTGCAGCGGTCATTTCTGACCAGCCTGCAGACATTGAACAAGCGATGATTGATTATGGTGTACATTTAGGTGCTGCATTCCAACTTATCGATGATGTGATGGATTACACTGCAGATGCTCAAGAAATGGGTAAAAATGTGGGTGATGACCTTGCTGAAGGTAAACCAACACTACCATTAATTCATGCGATGGCTAACGGTACTGAAGCTGAAGCATTAATGGTGCG is a genomic window containing:
- the rpmA gene encoding 50S ribosomal protein L27; the encoded protein is MAHKKAGGSTNNGRDSESKRLGVKRFGGESVLAGNILVRQRGTKFHAGTNVGCGRDHTLFAKASGKVQFEVKGPQNRKFISIVAE
- a CDS encoding HD domain-containing protein, which encodes MRNLFIEFLTQLGSDDRAHDIDHIERVVATARQLADSEGADLAILEPAAWLHDCVAVAKDHPQRKQASLLAADCAVEFLQQIDYPAQYHKAIHHAIVAHSFSANISPETLEAKILQDADRMDALGAIGIARCILVGGKLNRQLYSSIDPLCETREPDDSVYTLDHFFTKLLTLGDSMKTQAAKAEAQRRSVYMRDFLAQLQSELLTSK
- the rplU gene encoding 50S ribosomal protein L21 — its product is MYAVFLSGGKQHRVAEGQTLRLELLDVEAGSSIEFNEVLMVANGENIEVGAPYLEGKKITAEVVSHGRADKVKILKFRRRKHSRKQMGHRQWFTEVKITKIA
- a CDS encoding NCS2 family permease — its product is MNTASKSTSESQNPSAFATLMEKLFKLKAHNTTIKTEVMAGLTTFVTMAYILFVNPDIMSIAGMDYQAVFVATALSAAIGCIFMGLYANWPVGLAPGMGLNAFFTFAVVKGMEYSWQVALGAVFISSIIFVIMSVTKLRGWIIDSIPHSLRYAMTAGVGLFLGIIGLKAAGIITASPATLVTLGNFHDPKVILGALSFLIIAILATRKVFGAVLIGIIAVTVISAVMGLVTLPEQAVSLPTGLSKTFMQMDVMGALDVSMVSIILAFLFVNMFDTAGTMIGVADKAGMYNKDGKIENLNKALTADSVASVAGAMIGCPPVTTYVESNAGIAEGGRTGLTAVVVGLLFLAAMFFAPIAQIVPSYATAGALIYVAFLMVGSLNKVNWDEFTDYVPAAITAIMMPLTYSIADGIILGFLSFAIIKHATGRSADVSLGMNVLAVVFIAKLAFI
- a CDS encoding zinc/cadmium/mercury/lead-transporting ATPase, yielding MSCKGSTVSKTTVSKDTASKTAPIAVKSNQGCCDNDHSKTHVHEHQHTDEHQVSTSSSDSCCARTESNEIIADDEEPESSSLTTRLSWLVKGMDCPSCARKVEKAVQALPQVQQCRVAFATEKLLVDIKKEVNTDAVDSIKQQVTDAVVKAGFKLQEVGKKATDVAEETSLSQSLREHWHAITLVSAIVIAAILTQFNSEASQWLFTFASVFGVIPVINRSIKLARSGTPFAIETLMSVATVGALILGETAESAMVLVLFMIGEKLESYAAGKARKGVKSLMSLVPEDATTIVGDKRVVVSASDLQPGDIIEIKPGDRLPADGALLASGISFDESALTGESVPVEHQAEDIVMAGSLAVNRVALLRVVSESGNNAIDRILHLIEEAEENKAPIERFLDGFSRWYTPAMMLLALAVVVVPPLLFGGDWTEWVYKGLTLLLIACPCALVISTPAAVTSALSASSKRGVLVKGGAALEQIGRIQQIAFDKTGTLTQGVPEVTSVVSFIDDESKVLQLAASIEQTSNHPLATAILTHAERQSVPLLTVSNDQTLAGLGVQGEVQHDGETQLIKLLAPHHMTAKLAELTHVKTAIEDLENKGNTTVVVLQDEQVIGLVALADSIREDARQAIEELQRLGINTVMLTGDNRRTAKVIADSLGMEYRAELLPEDKSRIVGELSQDKDTAMVGDGINDAPAMKSASLGIAMGGGTDVALEAADVALMHNRLVELPQMVELGQATLTNIKQNIGLAVGLKAVFLVTTLLGMTGLWVAILADSGATALVTANALRLLRK
- the cgtA gene encoding Obg family GTPase CgtA; translation: MKFVDETRIKVEAGDGGSGCVSFRREKYVARGGPDGGDGGDGGHVYMIADENLNTLVDFRFVRFHKAERGENGRPKDQTGARGEDITLRVPVGTRVADDDTGEVIADLVMHGQRKMVAKAGFHGLGNTRFKSSVNRAPRQKTLGTPGEVRNLRLELMLLADVGLLGLPNAGKSTFIRAISAAKPKVANYPFTTLVPNLGVVSASPERSFVVADIPGLIEGASDGAGLGIRFLRHLERCRLMVHIVDLLPENMSDPAENAKVIVSELEKYSAKLAAKTCWLVFNKTDLVLDEEAEETIKAVVEAINWEGEVHTMSASSGVGTKDLVRAMMEQIEAMPRPKIEMPVEDDGDIGFLWDEYHKDQIANHAVIEDSDDDDDWDDWDEEDDGHVIYARD
- a CDS encoding helix-turn-helix transcriptional regulator codes for the protein MPKLESQCCPEPQCSAELPALDDKHIASLAHLFHLLGDEGRIRLVLACMAGPVAVSELSAVSGMSQSLTSHHLRHLREARILRSERQGKQILYRLDDHHIRHVVHDLACHVTEH
- the ispB gene encoding octaprenyl diphosphate synthase, producing the protein MDIKAIQALSKQDMDAVNELILERLQSDVALVNQVGYYIVNGGGKRIRPLIATLSARALGYQGQQHVDVAAIIEFIHTSTLLHDDVVDESDMRRGRDTANAMFGNAASVLVGDFLYSRSFQMMAKLHNSKIIDILSDATNVIAEGEVLQLMNCNDADTDEKRYMDVIYYKTAKLFEAATQLAAVISDQPADIEQAMIDYGVHLGAAFQLIDDVMDYTADAQEMGKNVGDDLAEGKPTLPLIHAMANGTEAEALMVREAIEKMNGMDNLEAILAILERTGSLNYCFDKAQQEADLAIAAIAVLPESEYKQALISLAYIAANRSN